The Leucothrix mucor DSM 2157 DNA window TCGCCCCGGTGGGCAGAATCAGTTTTCCAGCGTGGATGGCATGATGCCTGCAACCACTGAATCACTGGTTAAAGTGCAGGAGTGGATCAATCAACACTTGAATCAAACACTCGAAGTCTCACAATTGGCAGAGCTGGCGGCGATGAGTGTGCGCAACTTCTCTCGTAAATTCACCCATGAAACGGGCTTGTCACCTTCACGATATATCGCCAAAGTTCGCTTGAATAAAGCACGGCTGATGCTGGAAGAAAGTAGTACTTCAATCAGCCGCATTGCCAGCCTATGTGGCTATCAAAACAGTGAAATATTACGCCGCCTATTTATTCGGGAATTGAATGTTTCGCCCTCCGAATACCGCAAACGCTTTCACGTAAAGCCTTAAACTCATAGGAAATACTATGCCGACTAAAATTATTGCACTAGCCGTTGCGCAAAGCTGTTATTGGTTCGCGGTGCTGATTGGCGTTAGCCTATCGGCCATTATTGGCGTCAAGCTTGCGCCGCATCCATCACTGGCAACGCTGCCATTTGGACTGGTGAGCTTGGGCGCGCTGCTCAGTACTTACCAGCTCTCCATCTTTATGCAACAGCGTGGTCGTCGCTTAGGACTACGATTAGGGGCTTTGGCAGGAACCAGTTCGGCATTGCTGTGTATGGCATCAATCTATTTTGAGAGCTTCTATGTATTCTGCTTAGCCAGTTTACTGATGGGGATTTATCAAGCCTCATCCGTATTCTATCGACTCGCGGCGATGGATGAAGCACCAGAAGATAAGAAAGGCAGTGTAATGGGCTGGGTGCTGTCGGGGAGTTTACTGGCAGCAATATTAGGTCCAAGCCTGGCGAAAGTGGCGAACCAATGGTTTAGTGATCCTGAATACCTTGGCGCGTATTTATTCGTTGGAATCTTTGCATCGATTGCCTTTTTATTGCTCGGCAAGCTCAGTAATCCGGTGGTGAATAAGTCTGCATCGGCAGTCACTACCCGTCATTTTTTAAAGCACTCCGGTTACCGCATGGGCGTGTTAAACACCGCCTTCGGACAATTTATTATGATGCTGATGATGGTCGTCACGCCGCTAGCCATGCACTCGCATCACTACACAACCGACCAAGGGATTTCAGTCATTGGCTGGCATATTATCGGGATGTTTTTGCCTTCATTTGTCAGTGGCAAGCTGATCGACCGCTTTGGTTCTGGAGCGATTGCCATGGCGGGTCTGGCGGTGTTTGCATTCAGTGCGTTAGCGGCTATTTCAGGAATGGTGTTGCTTAACTATTACGTCAGTTTATTCCTGCTGGGGGTTGGGTGGAACCTCCTCTATATGTCCGGCACCGGTCAATATTCTGCGGCAATTGAGGAGGCTGAAAAAGGTAAAGGGCAGGGCATTGCGGAGCTGATTGTTGCATTCTCCAGTATTGTTGCGGTGATTGGCGGCGGAGTGTTGATTAATTGGTTTGACTGGCAACAGCTGAATTATGGCGTGCTGGTGTTGCTGGCTGTTATGGGTGTTTTGAATTGGATGGTGCGAAGAAAGTAACAAAAAGGCCCGACAATTGTCGGGCCAAATACTACACAGGGGGCTGTGCACACAGGGTAAAACTCATTAAATCTCTATTATTTTGCTATTCCAAGGTCTGCCTGTCTCTCAAGATAGGTCGATAAGCCTGCTTCTAACTCCATGGCATTGGCCAAGTCTTTCAGAAAAGCACGACCACTATCATGCTTACCACTAATGGCAAAGTATGCCGCTAAGTACACTTCCGACTTATGCTTATCCAGCGTTACTAGCTGAGTAATTTCCGCCAGCGTAATGTCGCGAGTCATCAGCTCATTAATAAAGTCATTCTCAACCACATTAAAGCCAAGCTGATCAGCCGCTTTCAAGAGTTGAGCTTGCTCAGTGGTATCTATCATGCCGTCTGCTTTAGAGGCCGCAACCATGGTGGTCATCAGCACCGTGGTCATAAAGCTTTCACCGTAGTTTTCACGGTTATCTACAAACTGTGGCAGCGGGCTGGACTGTGTAATGTCATGGCCAGTGATTGGTGTAACCGTTTGTAGCTCGGCGTGGTTTTGCCAGTTTTCATTCGCCTTGTAAGCCAGTGCGCCCATCACCGCCGCGCTGTTGTACTGAACAACCGTTTTCGCTAGTTCTCGCGTGGCTTTGTTGTTCATAAATAAGGTCATTAAACGATCGATATTCGCGTTGTGGCTCGCATCTTCAAAAGAGACTGAGTGTGTACGATCGGCGAGGCTAAGTTTTCCGAACTGATTGTTATTGTCTGAATAACCAGAGCCAGCATGTGAGTTTTGAATGTTCATAATAATTCTACCTCTATCGATGATTTATCGGCTTGGGTCTTACATACAATCACTTGATTGGATGAGCCCATAATAGGGAAGAATTTCTAAAGATAAAATTCGGATGTTTTTTATATTTAGTTCGAAAAAATCTACAATATAGGTGGCGCAGTGCTTGGGGTATTTCATGGATAGCGACGGGCTACATTTGAATAATGACCCGTCAATAAGGCGGTACTGATAACTGTTTTATGGAGTTAGTTGTCTTTGGATAGTAGCGCTTCTGCGGCATGCAGCACGGCATCGGTGGCTGGGTGCTTAAATTTACGCTCCGGTAAAATGCCGTAGTAGCGGTCTGAAACCGCATCAATCCGACCAATCACCGCGACATCAAACTGTTCCAGAATGTCATGCTCGACCGCGGATGACACACAGAAGATGCCACGCCCCGCCTGACCAAAAAACTTCAGCAGTGCGCTGTCATCCACTTCGGCGACCACATTCGGGGTGATTTGCGATTGTGAGAACCAGGAAATCAGGTTTTGATACAAGGCAGAGTTACGGCTTGGCATTAAAAACGGCGCTTTATGTAAGGACTGCGGGAAGTCCGCTTGGTAAGCCTCGCTATCATCTTTGCGGATAAAAAACGTCACGCCAGATTGCCCCAGATAATGATTCACCGCTCGCACGCTCACGCCCACCGGCAATGGCTGATCGGAGATAATCAAGTCCAACTTATTGATCGATAAGTCGGCCAGCAGGCTCGGCAAGCCACCTTCATGGCACTCCAAAACAAAGCGATTCTCCAAATCAAAGCAGCCATTGAGGATTTCATACACCATCACTTTGGGGATGACATCCACAATGCCCACATTGAAGTTGGCGACCTTGCCAACATCCTGGGTGGCTAAGGTGCGCGATAACTCATTGCCGAGATTAAAAATATCATCGGCATAGCGCAGAGTGACTTGCCCAAGGCTATTGGGCTCCAGCCGTTTACCTTCGCGTTTAAAGAGCGGCGCACCGATATAGCTTTCAAAGGTGGAGATCTGACCACTCACAGTTTGAGGCGTCACATTCATAAGCTCTGCGGCGCGGGTCACGCTACCTTCTTTGGCAACCGCGTAAAAATATTGAAGGTGATGAAAGTTCAGTTGCTTCATATCTAGCCTCAAACAGTGGAGTGGTTAATGGCATCATTGTTGATGCGTTGCTATGGCGGGCTGCCGTCCGTTTTTCGCGGTTCGAAGTACATAATACCCCAGAATGCCGGATAAGAATGAGCCCGCCAGAATCGCCAGTTTATCGGCATACAGATAGATTTGCGTGTCATTGTAAGCCAGTGAGTCGATAAATAAGCTCATAGTGAAACCAACGCCGGTGAGTATCGATACGCCATACAGCTGACGCCAGTCACTGCCTTCCGGTAGCTTGGCCATGCCCAGTTTAATCGCCAACCAACTAAAGCCAAACACACCTAACTGCTTACCAACGAAGAGCCCCAGCATGATTCCCAAGGGGACGGGCGTGAACATTTCATCCATCGAAATGCCGCGTAAATCGACGCCCGCATTCACAAAGGCAAACATCGGCAGAATCAAAAACGCTACCCAGTAATGCAAGCCGTACTCCATTTCTTTACTCATGGAGAAGGTGCTGCCATCTTTATTTTTACAGTTAAGCGGAATCATAAACGCCAAGGCAACACCGGCTAAAGTGGCATGCACGCCTGACTTCAATACGCTCACCCACAACACGATACCCAGTAGAATATAAGCCGCCCGACTGGTCACGCCCATGCGATTCATCACAAACAAACCGACTAGTGAAGCCGAGGCAATGGTGATCGATGCGGTGGATAGCTCAACGGTGTAAAACAGCGCAATAATCACAATGGCACCAAGGTCATCGATGATCGCCAAGGCTAATAAAAACACTTTTAAGGAGACCGGTACCCGCTTTCCGAGTAGGGATAATATGCCTAGTGCAAAGGCAATATCGGTTGCAGTGGGAATCGCCCAGCCTTTCATGGCGAAGGAGTTGCCTTGGTTAAAGGCGATAAATACCAATGCTGGCACTAACATCCCACCCACGGCTGCGGCACCGGGGAGTGCCACTTGGCTAAGGGTAGAGAGGTGGCCTTCCATTACCTCGCGCTTAACTTCCAAACCAATTAGGAAAAAGAAGATCGCCATAAGGCCGTCATTGACCCACAGTAACAGTGGCTTAGCGATTTGTAGCTCGCCAAAACGCACTTCTACCGGTGTATGGAGAAAGCTGTCATACCAGGACGATAGCGCGCTGTTTTGTAGGATCAGGGCTAAAATGGTGATAAAAATCAGCAGGATTCCTGCAGATGATTCTCGTTTTAGGAATGATTCAATGGTCGTGATCATGCGCTTAAAGCTCCCGATAAAATCGAAATTTAGTAATAGATTAAATTGATGATATGGGTTTCTATCTGTAATTATATTCGATATTAATTGTTTTATGGTTCGGTTTTTGCGAATTACATTCGCACGCTTTGTCAGATATAAGCTGATCTAAGGCTATATTTATCAGTTTTTACAAAGATAACTAAGTATCAATGAGCCGCCATTGTATAAGCGTGAATCTTTATGGCGTATGTGTATGCCTGCTCTGAGGTATAATGGTCTTTTTTACCTTTTCAGTTCATTGTGGCGCGCGATAAAATCGCCTGAACTGAGTTAACTTAAGTCGTTTAAAAATATGCAGAATGGAACATCTACTGGTACCGAAACCACTTCTCTGACGAATCAAACGTATCAGCGTATTTACGACATGATTATTCAGGGCGACTTGGAGCCGGGTAATAAACTTAAGATTGAGGAGTTGCGCCGCGTACTCGGTACCGGTGCCAGCCCTGTTCGTGAAGCATTAAGCCTGCTGACCTCAGATCACTTGGTCGAACGGATCGATCAGCGTGGCTTTCGGGTGTCGCATATTAGTGTGGATGGCTTTACCGAGTTGTTAAAAACGCGCTGCTGGTTGGAAGAGCGTGCCTTAAGAGAGTCGATGGCGGCTCAGGATATGGAATGGGAAGAGCGTTTGGTGCTGGTGCATCACCGCCTGAAACGTGAGCCTAGAGTACTGCCAGACTCTGACAAGCCTAACCCTGCCTGGGAAAGTCGCCATAAAGAATTCCACATGACGCTGTTATCAGCTTGCGGCTCATCCATTCTAATGAAAATCTGCGATCGCCTGTACGATCAAAATATCCGTTATCGCAATGCGGCGAAAACCATGGCGTATCCTACGCGTGATGTGACCTCTGAACATGATGCGATTCTCCAGCATGTCATGGACCACGAGCCTGATCTGGCGGTGAAGGAATTGATTTCGCATTACACAACCACCGGCGAATTCTTATCGATGAAGCTGCGGCAAACCATGTCTCCCTAAAGTTTTGAATTTGTAAATTCTAGGGAGCAAAAATCGGCCGAAATAAAATATCGATATTTTTATCATTGACAAAAATAAAACGATTATTTAGTCTGTAGCCACAATATTTGTGAAGCTACGGCGAGATAATTATGAGAATAGTGTCATTTTTGCAGGATGGAAAACAGCGAATCGGTTGCCCGAAAGGCGACCAGATTATTAACCTTTCAATAGCTGACCCTGAGCTTCCAACTGATCTCCTCAGTTTGCTGGAAGCTGGCCCAAGCGCCATGGAGCGGGCTAAGCAAGCCGCCGCCAATGCGGGCAGCGATACCTTAGTTGCCAGTGCGGATATCACCTACTTACCCCTGATTACCCGCTCGCCGAAGGTGATTTGTATCGGCCGCAACTACGCCGCTCATGCTAAAGAAGGTGGCGTTGAGCCGCCAACTTATCCAGAAATCTTCTACCGTGGAAACACTTCACTGATTGGCCACAATCAACCGATCCTACGCCCTGAGTGCTCCGATAAATTGGACTACGAAGCAGAGCTGGTCGCGATTATCGGAAAACGTGCCCGCCACGTATCTCTTGAAAATGCGCTGGATTACGTTGCAGGGTATTCCATCTTTAACGATGCCACCTTGCGTGACTATCAGCGTAAAAGCTCGCAATGGACGATCGGTAAAAACTTCGATGATACCGGCGCATTCGGGCCGGAATTCGTGACTGCCGATGAGTTACCCGCTGGCGCGCATGGCTTAAATATCCAAACCCGTTTAAATGGTCAGGTGATGCAGGATGCCAACACCCGTGACTTTATCTTCCCGATTGACGATCTGGTGGTGAAGCTGAGTGAGTGCATGACGCTGGAACCTGGCGACGTCATTGTGACCGGTACACCTGCTGGTGTTGGTTATGCGCGCAACCCACCAGTGTTTATGAAAGCGGGGGATTTGTGTGAAGTTGAGATAGAAGGTATTGGGGTATTGAGTAATCCGGTCCAAGATGAAGCGCGTTAATTAGCGGTACCATTTTACGAACAGGGGTGAGGATTTTGACTATGAAAAATATTGCGATCGCAGTCGCGGCTGGAATTCCGATTCTAAGCATTCTTTGGGCGTTAGATATCCCCCTGTTGCTGAATATGGAAGTGGCACGCATCCAGTTTTTGGCGGTGTTGTTTGGCTTGGCCGTGGCATTGGTGTTTCTATCAGGATTTGATAAAGCCAGCCCACGGGCACGGGTTATCAATCTGGTGGCGGCAGCGGGCTCATTAGTGGTCTTTAGTTGGGTCGGGCTTGAGTATCAGCGCTTCTTAGATGACTTTGCCTACCTGACGACTGAGATGAAAGTCCTCGGTGCCATTACGGTATTGCTAACCTTAGAAGCCATTCGGCGCACCACGGGTTGGATTCTGTTGTGCTTGGTGATGTTCTTTTTAGTTTATGCCTTATTTGGCGACTCGGTGCCTGCGCCATTAACCGGTACCAGCGTCACCAGTCAGGAGTTAGCGGTTTACTTAGCCTTTGACCCGAATGCCTTGCTCGGCACGCCACTCAGCGTGGTGGCCACCATCGTTATTGTGTTTATCTTCTTCGGTAAAATCCTGGTGAAAACCGGTTGCGGTGAGTTCTTTATTGATCTTGCAATGGCGGGCATGGGTAAGAAGCGAGGCGGTGCAGCGAAAATCTCAATTGTTGGCTCGGCGCTGTTTGGTTCCATTTCCGGTAGTGCGGTTTCCAATGTGGTGACTACCGGTGTTATGACCATTCCTCTAATGAAGCGCTCCGGTTATAGCGGCACACAAGCTGGCGCGATTGAAGCGATTGCCTCAACCGGTGGTCAGCTGATGCCGCCGATCATGGGAGCTGCGGCCTTCTTAATGGCGCAGTCGCTGGAAATTCCATACTCCGAAGTCATTATGGCGGCGCTAATTCCAGCCTTGCTGTACTACATCTCAGTATTTATTCAGGTTGATTTGGTTGCAGCTCGCGATGATATCTCTGCCGCTGAAAGTGAGTACCGCCCGGTATCGCAAGTACTGCGCGAAGGCTGGCACTTCATTCTTCCCTTCGCAATTCTGTTGTATGCCATGTTTGCTTTAAATAGCTCAGCAGCGATGGCAGCACTTTACGGCACGGCAGCGATTGTGATTGGTGGCTTTATTCGTAGCTATCGGGGTCACAAACTGAGCCTGAGTAGCCTATTTGAATCACTGCCAGAAACCGGCAAATCAGTGGTTGAGTTGATCATGATTGTGGGTGGCGCAGGTCTGGTGATCGGCTTACTCAATATCTCATCCGGCGGCTTTGCCTTAACGCTGGCTCTGGTACAGCTGGGTAGCAGCAGTCTGGCGATTCTATTAATGGTCTCGGCAGGGGTGTGTATTTTGCTGGGCATGGGGATGCCAACTTCGGGCGTGTATGTGTTGTTGGCGGCATTGGTTGCGCCTTCATTGATTGAGACGGGTATTGATCCAATGGCGGCTCACATGTTCATTCTGTACTTCGGGATGATGTCGATGATCACGCCACCGATCGCGCTGGCAGCCTTTGCTGCCGCGACCATTAGTGAAGAGCCGCCCATGAAAACCGGTTTAGAGGCCATGCGCCTTGGTTGGGTTGCCTATGTGGTGCCCATGTTATTTGTGTTCGCTCCTGCCTTAATTATGCGTGGAACGGCATTGGAAATATTCATTGCCTTTGCGGTAACCGTGGCCGGGGTGTACTTCATCTCAGTCGCCATCGTTGGTTATTTTAAAAGCAAAGTCAGTACGTGGATTCGCTGGTCATTATTGATCGCTGGTGCCTTCGCCATGATGCCGGAGCAGCTGCTACAGCTAGGCTATTTGCCTGCCTTTGCCGCCGTCATTGCAGGTATTGGATTGCTGTTTATGATGAGGCGCCCAGCCGCGCCAATCATGAGCACGTAGTCCATTAATGATCTAATACAGGCTGCGACAGCGCAGCAAATTACAGGAGAAAATCATGAACAAGCTAAGCAGAATATCAGCCGCCATCGCCTTAGGGTTTGGCTTAAGCGCTCAGGCGTTGGCGGAGACTTACACCGTTGGCACCAACCCTCAGGGCTCCTTGTTCTATTCTATGGGAACCGCGCTCTCTAAAGTGATGGTGAATAAAACTGGTAAGCAATATCGGGTCTCACCGTATGCCGGTTCCTCAACCTTTATTCCAATGCTCAATGCGGGCCGCTTAGCGTTTGGCTTTGCCAATGGCGGCGAGGCGACCTTTGCGCATCAGGGGATTGGTAACTTTGCAAAACGTGCCAATGAAAACCTACGCTTAGTGGGCGTTGCGATTGCCACACAAACCTCCTTTGCAGTCCCGACGGAATCCACCGCTCAAACGGTTGAAGATCTGAGAGGGCTACGCTTGCCATCGGGTTATAACTCGGGTCGTACCTTTTTCTATTATTCCAATGCGGCTTTAGCTTCTGGCGGCATGACGAGTGACGATACTAAGAAAGTGCCCATGCCAAACTTCGTTAAAGCTATCAATGCTTTAGGTGAAGATCGTGTGGATGCGGCTTTGGTGCCAATGAATGCCGGTGTGGGTAAAAAGGCCATGGCGACAATGAGTGATGGCTGGCGTTATATTTCAGTGAATGACACACCCGAAGCTAAAAAAGCGGTGGAAAGAAGCTTGCCTTCAGCGCGTATTGTGAGTGTGTCGCCCAGCGAAAGCCGAACCGGTGTCGTGGCTGATCCAACCAAAATGATTGAAGTGGATTTCTACTTATTAAGTGGTGCGCATGTGGCCGATGAGGTGGTCTACGAAATGGTGATGTCGATGGTGGAGCATAAAGACGAATTAGGGAATGCCTTTGCCGCGTACAAGCGTTTTGATCCTAAGAAGATGGTTCAACCTAATGCCGTGCCTTACCACCCTGGTGCGATTAAAGCGTATAAAGAAATGGGGATTTGGCCTGAGTAAGCAGCCTGACCTTTAAAGCCGTAAGTTACCGCTAAAAAAGCCGGACTGTGATTAAGTAGTCCGGCTTTTTGTTATGTGCTGTTTAGTAGTGAGCCGGCGATTAAAGGCCCGCGTCTTTCCAGTTATCGACTGGCTCATCGGGGTAGGGTATTAGCTTGGCGGCTTTAACCGCTTCGATCGCTGCAAACTCATCCTTATCCGAGGCATCGCCACTAATGCCGACTCCGCCAATCACTGTGCCATTGTCATCGCAAATCAATACGCCACCCGGAACCGGTACAAAGCGACCTTGCGAGGTTGCGGCCAATGCCGCTTGAAACGAAGGGCGGTCAGCCAGCCGATTGCGAATCGTGCGGCTGGAGATCCCCATGCCCAATGCGCCCCACGCCTTACCCATTGCAATATCGCCACGCATAATGCCTGAGCCATCTTCGCGTTTAAAGGCCAGCAAGTGGCCGCCGGTATCGAGTACGGCGACGGTCAGCGGCAACAAGCCATGCTCACGCCCGAGTCGTAATGCGTGATCGACAATCGCCGCTGCTGCGTCTAAGGGCAGTGCAACGTTCAGATGTTTAACGTAGTAGTCAGACATTGATAAACCTCTCTCATCAGTTTCATAGGATTCAAGTTGCGCTTGGCGAGAGTATATCGCGATCGCAATAAACGATTATATTAAAAAAATTATAAAATAATCGATATTTAATTGTTATGAATGTTAAATATGTATAATATGGAAAGCATATCGGTAACTAAAGAGCGATTACAGCATGTTCCAGTTTATTGACAGCAGAAAAGGATTCCTCGGCGACCTCCTAACCACAGTGACGGATATCGGGAGAAATCTTGATGCGGTTATTAAGCAGCAAGAAAAACCGCTACTGGAGCAATGTACGGCCTTACTCTCTAAGCAAGGTGAAGCCACCGGACTGGCACAAGCGCAACAGGCATTACGCCATTATGCGCAGCTGAGCAGTGAAGAGAAATGCACTTTCTTTTATCATCTCCTCGAAAACTTTGGTGTCGATAAAGCCGCTTTAGATATTGCGATTGCCGACTGGCAAACCAATAAAACCGAATCCTCCGCGCGTACCTTGCACTTTGCCTGCGAGCCAATGAGTCAAAACTTATTGCGTCGCTTAAACCAAGCACCCAATGGCACCTTAGCTTTGGTGAATATGCGGGCAGACCTGATTGGACTGATTCCTAAAAATCCTGCGCTCAAAGCTTTGGATAATGACTTTTCACATCTGTTTGGTTCTTGGTTTAATCGTGGATTTCTTAAGCTGGAATTGATGGATTGGAGTACGCCAGCGGAAGTGTTGGAGAAGGTCATCGCCTATGAAGCGGTTCATGAAATCACTAGCTGGGAAGATTTGCGCCAACGGGCTGCTGCGCCAGATCGCCGTTTATATGGCTATTTCCATCCCGCGCTAGGTACTGAGCCATTAATCTTTGTGGAAGTGGCGCTGACGGATCATATCCCCGGTGCGATTTCGCCCATCCTTGCTAAGCAGCGTGAACAGCTACCGCCAGAAGAGGCGACTACGGCGGTGTTCTATTCGATTTCAAACTGCCAAAAAGGCTTGAAGGGGATTTCATTTGGTAACTTCCTGATCAAGCAAGTGGTTGAAAGCTTGCGCCATGAATTTCCCAATCTGGAAACCTTTATCACGCTATCGCCAGTACCCGGATTTAGACGTTGGGCCAAGCAGCAGTTGGAAAAGCCGGATGCGGTCACCACTCCCCAGCACATTGAATTAATTAAAGAGCTGGAGAATGCACCAGACCGCGAAGCCTTATGGGAGCTGACCAAAGACAACAAAGCGCTCAAGCACTTGGCGGCCACCTACTTGCTGAGCGCCCGCTCGCCTAGAGGCGGAGCGACTGATCCTGTATCCCGCTTTCATCTTGGAAATGGTGCGCGACTCGAAGATATCCACCTGCACGGCGACACTTCTGAGAACGGAATGAATAATGCCTGGGGCTTTATGGTGAACTACCAATACCAGATTAAGAGTATCGAGAAAAACCACGAAGCCTACATCAATAATGACGAAATCATCGCCTCTCCGAAAGTGATGAGCCTTCTGAAAACACGTTAAAAGGAACCAAGACAATGTACGAAAACAACTTTCTAGCCAATCACTT harbors:
- a CDS encoding MFS transporter — encoded protein: MPTKIIALAVAQSCYWFAVLIGVSLSAIIGVKLAPHPSLATLPFGLVSLGALLSTYQLSIFMQQRGRRLGLRLGALAGTSSALLCMASIYFESFYVFCLASLLMGIYQASSVFYRLAAMDEAPEDKKGSVMGWVLSGSLLAAILGPSLAKVANQWFSDPEYLGAYLFVGIFASIAFLLLGKLSNPVVNKSASAVTTRHFLKHSGYRMGVLNTAFGQFIMMLMMVVTPLAMHSHHYTTDQGISVIGWHIIGMFLPSFVSGKLIDRFGSGAIAMAGLAVFAFSALAAISGMVLLNYYVSLFLLGVGWNLLYMSGTGQYSAAIEEAEKGKGQGIAELIVAFSSIVAVIGGGVLINWFDWQQLNYGVLVLLAVMGVLNWMVRRK
- a CDS encoding DUF533 domain-containing protein, giving the protein MNIQNSHAGSGYSDNNNQFGKLSLADRTHSVSFEDASHNANIDRLMTLFMNNKATRELAKTVVQYNSAAVMGALAYKANENWQNHAELQTVTPITGHDITQSSPLPQFVDNRENYGESFMTTVLMTTMVAASKADGMIDTTEQAQLLKAADQLGFNVVENDFINELMTRDITLAEITQLVTLDKHKSEVYLAAYFAISGKHDSGRAFLKDLANAMELEAGLSTYLERQADLGIAK
- the nhaR gene encoding transcriptional activator NhaR, whose amino-acid sequence is MKQLNFHHLQYFYAVAKEGSVTRAAELMNVTPQTVSGQISTFESYIGAPLFKREGKRLEPNSLGQVTLRYADDIFNLGNELSRTLATQDVGKVANFNVGIVDVIPKVMVYEILNGCFDLENRFVLECHEGGLPSLLADLSINKLDLIISDQPLPVGVSVRAVNHYLGQSGVTFFIRKDDSEAYQADFPQSLHKAPFLMPSRNSALYQNLISWFSQSQITPNVVAEVDDSALLKFFGQAGRGIFCVSSAVEHDILEQFDVAVIGRIDAVSDRYYGILPERKFKHPATDAVLHAAEALLSKDN
- the nhaA gene encoding Na+/H+ antiporter NhaA; the encoded protein is MITTIESFLKRESSAGILLIFITILALILQNSALSSWYDSFLHTPVEVRFGELQIAKPLLLWVNDGLMAIFFFLIGLEVKREVMEGHLSTLSQVALPGAAAVGGMLVPALVFIAFNQGNSFAMKGWAIPTATDIAFALGILSLLGKRVPVSLKVFLLALAIIDDLGAIVIIALFYTVELSTASITIASASLVGLFVMNRMGVTSRAAYILLGIVLWVSVLKSGVHATLAGVALAFMIPLNCKNKDGSTFSMSKEMEYGLHYWVAFLILPMFAFVNAGVDLRGISMDEMFTPVPLGIMLGLFVGKQLGVFGFSWLAIKLGMAKLPEGSDWRQLYGVSILTGVGFTMSLFIDSLAYNDTQIYLYADKLAILAGSFLSGILGYYVLRTAKNGRQPAIATHQQ
- a CDS encoding GntR family transcriptional regulator encodes the protein MQNGTSTGTETTSLTNQTYQRIYDMIIQGDLEPGNKLKIEELRRVLGTGASPVREALSLLTSDHLVERIDQRGFRVSHISVDGFTELLKTRCWLEERALRESMAAQDMEWEERLVLVHHRLKREPRVLPDSDKPNPAWESRHKEFHMTLLSACGSSILMKICDRLYDQNIRYRNAAKTMAYPTRDVTSEHDAILQHVMDHEPDLAVKELISHYTTTGEFLSMKLRQTMSP
- a CDS encoding fumarylacetoacetate hydrolase family protein; amino-acid sequence: MRIVSFLQDGKQRIGCPKGDQIINLSIADPELPTDLLSLLEAGPSAMERAKQAAANAGSDTLVASADITYLPLITRSPKVICIGRNYAAHAKEGGVEPPTYPEIFYRGNTSLIGHNQPILRPECSDKLDYEAELVAIIGKRARHVSLENALDYVAGYSIFNDATLRDYQRKSSQWTIGKNFDDTGAFGPEFVTADELPAGAHGLNIQTRLNGQVMQDANTRDFIFPIDDLVVKLSECMTLEPGDVIVTGTPAGVGYARNPPVFMKAGDLCEVEIEGIGVLSNPVQDEAR
- a CDS encoding TRAP transporter permease → MKNIAIAVAAGIPILSILWALDIPLLLNMEVARIQFLAVLFGLAVALVFLSGFDKASPRARVINLVAAAGSLVVFSWVGLEYQRFLDDFAYLTTEMKVLGAITVLLTLEAIRRTTGWILLCLVMFFLVYALFGDSVPAPLTGTSVTSQELAVYLAFDPNALLGTPLSVVATIVIVFIFFGKILVKTGCGEFFIDLAMAGMGKKRGGAAKISIVGSALFGSISGSAVSNVVTTGVMTIPLMKRSGYSGTQAGAIEAIASTGGQLMPPIMGAAAFLMAQSLEIPYSEVIMAALIPALLYYISVFIQVDLVAARDDISAAESEYRPVSQVLREGWHFILPFAILLYAMFALNSSAAMAALYGTAAIVIGGFIRSYRGHKLSLSSLFESLPETGKSVVELIMIVGGAGLVIGLLNISSGGFALTLALVQLGSSSLAILLMVSAGVCILLGMGMPTSGVYVLLAALVAPSLIETGIDPMAAHMFILYFGMMSMITPPIALAAFAAATISEEPPMKTGLEAMRLGWVAYVVPMLFVFAPALIMRGTALEIFIAFAVTVAGVYFISVAIVGYFKSKVSTWIRWSLLIAGAFAMMPEQLLQLGYLPAFAAVIAGIGLLFMMRRPAAPIMST
- a CDS encoding TAXI family TRAP transporter solute-binding subunit gives rise to the protein MNKLSRISAAIALGFGLSAQALAETYTVGTNPQGSLFYSMGTALSKVMVNKTGKQYRVSPYAGSSTFIPMLNAGRLAFGFANGGEATFAHQGIGNFAKRANENLRLVGVAIATQTSFAVPTESTAQTVEDLRGLRLPSGYNSGRTFFYYSNAALASGGMTSDDTKKVPMPNFVKAINALGEDRVDAALVPMNAGVGKKAMATMSDGWRYISVNDTPEAKKAVERSLPSARIVSVSPSESRTGVVADPTKMIEVDFYLLSGAHVADEVVYEMVMSMVEHKDELGNAFAAYKRFDPKKMVQPNAVPYHPGAIKAYKEMGIWPE
- a CDS encoding GlcG/HbpS family heme-binding protein, encoding MSDYYVKHLNVALPLDAAAAIVDHALRLGREHGLLPLTVAVLDTGGHLLAFKREDGSGIMRGDIAMGKAWGALGMGISSRTIRNRLADRPSFQAALAATSQGRFVPVPGGVLICDDNGTVIGGVGISGDASDKDEFAAIEAVKAAKLIPYPDEPVDNWKDAGL
- a CDS encoding malonyl-CoA decarboxylase yields the protein MFQFIDSRKGFLGDLLTTVTDIGRNLDAVIKQQEKPLLEQCTALLSKQGEATGLAQAQQALRHYAQLSSEEKCTFFYHLLENFGVDKAALDIAIADWQTNKTESSARTLHFACEPMSQNLLRRLNQAPNGTLALVNMRADLIGLIPKNPALKALDNDFSHLFGSWFNRGFLKLELMDWSTPAEVLEKVIAYEAVHEITSWEDLRQRAAAPDRRLYGYFHPALGTEPLIFVEVALTDHIPGAISPILAKQREQLPPEEATTAVFYSISNCQKGLKGISFGNFLIKQVVESLRHEFPNLETFITLSPVPGFRRWAKQQLEKPDAVTTPQHIELIKELENAPDREALWELTKDNKALKHLAATYLLSARSPRGGATDPVSRFHLGNGARLEDIHLHGDTSENGMNNAWGFMVNYQYQIKSIEKNHEAYINNDEIIASPKVMSLLKTR